DNA from Penaeus vannamei isolate JL-2024 chromosome 3, ASM4276789v1, whole genome shotgun sequence:
atgtatatatatacatatatatgtatatatatatatatatatatatacatatatatgtatatatatatatatatatatatatatacatatatatatatatatatatatatatatatatatatatatatatatgtatatatatatatgtgtgtgtgtgtgtgtgtgtgtgtgtgtgtatatatatatatatatatatatatatatatatatatatatatatatatatatatatggggggggtgaTTAGAGTGCATGCGTCTTAGGGTAAGTTAGTCTTAACCTTCCTACAGCCTCTCCTCTTAACTACTTGCATGCTACCTTCCTGTGGTCCTCCTCGTTTTATTACAGAATGCATACAAGCGACTGAGTGTCTGACAGTATAATCAGACCCCCCTGCTGCCTTGTACGGTATGCCTCCTTAGGTAAAGGCTAGGTGAAGGAAAACTCTGAATTTAAACCATGCCAGTCGGTCTGGCTGTAAGGCGAGATCTGGTGGACTAGATTATCGGCAGACCGATGCAACTCCACACCACAGTCTTGTACATCACACCTGTGTGCCACAGGAGGAAGATGTGGAGCCAGAGTGTGTGGGCATCACTTTGGCAAATTGTTGTCCACCCTAAACAAAGTCACGGAAACGGCCTTTTCAGTCCAACTAGTTTCTCTAacaccctccttatctcctttctcttcctctcctcctaaccctACCTAATTAACCTATGACCCCCTCCTCTATTCAACCTTTATTGGACTGAAAACTATGATATTCGGATACGAATACATgccgacgatatatatatatatatatatatatatatatatatatatatatatatatatatatacatatatatatatatatatatatatatatatattgtgataagtTTGGAGGCGTATGGTGGTGGTGAATTAAAGGGGACTTGGTTGAGGAGTTTATTGAGAGGTAAGTCGTGAACCTCGAGAGTGACCCCCGTGCCCCGAGGGCGGAGGCGAGGAGAGTGACCTCCAGCCTTGTGCCTGCTCTGCTAAGTCTTGGTCTGCCTCTGgcgttctccccctctttctgcctgatgagacgtccttatatccagcgactccttgtcctgctggcggaggtgcctcgtaccctattctttgggtgtccattcttccgggcgtggcgAAGGGCTGGTCGCCTTAAGAGAAATTCTTGTCTGGCAAGGAAAGTGttaacagctgtttcctctggactgagagaggaaggcacagctacaaggcacagcttccgtttcgaccttgggaggACGGAAGTGTATTGTTGACATCGCTCGGCCACGGAAAGCGAATCGTCCTCGATCCGTCTGCAACGTCTTAAGCACTGATGGcgcgtctggtggcaagctcccaataggCTTCTGCAGGTGGTTactggtgctccatggtcccttaggtcgtCGCGTGTCAGGGGAGCAGCAtggcggaggttcacagtgaggtgcaaTATTCGGTAGGAGGGTCACATCGTtttcaggggctgaaatataagtgtaccaggcctgtaaaaagggctaaggaggaggatggtaattttaCTTGTTAGTACTTTACTAAAATgtcagaaaatgaaagtaataagaagGCTAGATGTCATGTGTTAATTACTCGGGATTAGTGAGCTCAAAAGAGTATCATTATTTTGTAGGGAGAAAGTCAGTGAACGAGGATTCCTTATCTTTGGGTTAAATAGGCTAGTAACTATGCTTCAGACACGtgtaggcagcttggcctgaacTTAAAAGTAACACGAACGTCTCGGCgttgtaaaagaaaataagacggTTGCGGCGCGTAATTCGGAGGTGGCTCGGCCTCAGCAAGAAGTAATGGGCGCAGTGTGGCGTAAGTGCGAGTAACAACATTCGGCGGGCGTTATTCTTAGTagattcaacggcgtctgggGGCGATTTTTTCGTAGTAAACATAACAACTTGAAACAAAACTGCGGTGataatatgtaagcctatataaagcatggtgtctgaaGTACCTAACCCCTATTGCAACAGATATCGACTCCATCAAATTACTtacgttacatattcaccaaaaccttaaaactaaagaagtataaattccagcagtactaacgataagatatcgaatattgagagtagacgtaattaaagcgagttagaatcagCTATAAAACATGTTACTTAGCACAAAcaatcctagagtgaattcatgtggagcggtcaaataggtgagtaaaaggtcgacatgtatatgtgaataagcgaacaattaccGCGGCTAGTAAAGGGAAAGTAATTTTCAAAACACACCATATGTATAAATTCCCAGAATGAAAGGGAAACGCAAGCAGTaacgaaggaactactaataaacatagcatataaagtacagcaaagattactgtaaattcgcaacaataGCCACGAATAATATACGCGGGAAAACCGATACATTACGATAATTGAATATATTGAAATAGGTATTTGCTCTGAAAAGTAAAACATATTATGCAGTGTGAAGACAATGTTAATACGATAATCTGAAcgacacaaataacacaacaatatacatcaattaaagaatggttagggcggggaatgaggtgggggagtgaggtgagcGTAGTCACAGTGACCTCAATGTGTGACTTCGTTGTGAGTTAAAACAATAATTAACATTGAGAAATTTTGCAATATAGAATTAgtagttaagaaaaggcaacttatatgtaaggtgtggatGGGTTTAGGGCAAATagttaaactggcactgaagaggtacacttactcttaaaagTAGCGAGAGAGTATTGGTGGTGTAGTGTCGaagtgtgatttcatggcttgagctgacgaaggttcgcgaagccttggcgaggtaggtgagtcggttggcgagagtgggttcGGGAATTTATCAtcagcgacttcgtcgggagcgtagcacaggcgtgagttgtcagcatgacgtagtgtagcagacatggtgtgggtgcGTGGATCTTGGTAGCGAGGAGACACTTCGGCATTGTGAAGTTCTTCCAACACTAGCCACCAGTTGTGAAGTTGGGGGCGTATGGGTGGTGGTGAATTAAAGGGGACTTTGCTTGAGGgttttattggggaggtaaaggtgtggccCTCGAGAGTGTCCTCGCGCCTCGAGTCCCCGAGGGATAAGAGTAGCCTCCAGCCCTGTGcctgctctgctaggtcttggtctgcctctggcgttccagcgactccttgtcctgctggcggaggtgcctcgtaccctattctttgggtgtccatttttCCGGGCGTGGCCAAGGGTTGGTCGCCGGAAAAGAAGGTCTTGGCTGACAAagtgtgaacagctgtttcctctggactaAGAGGATGGCACAGCTACAaagcacagcttccgtttcgaccttgggaggATGGAAGTGtattgttaacatatatatatatatatatatatatatatatatatatatatatatatatatatatatatatttatatgctcagatacacgcatgcacacacacacacacacacacacacacacacacacacacacac
Protein-coding regions in this window:
- the LOC138867166 gene encoding uncharacterized protein, which produces MDTQRIGYEAPPPAGQGVAGTPEADQDLAEQAQGWRLLLSLGDSRREDTLEGHTFTSPIKPSSKVPFNSPPPIRPQLHNWWLVLEELHNAEVSPRYQDPRTHTMSATLRHADNSRLCYAPDEVADDKFPNPLSPTDSPTSPRLREPSSAQAMKSHFDTTPPILSRYF